TGGTCTGCGGGCGGCCCGAGCCGAGGTGGCGTTCGAGCGCCACGGCGCCGCGTTCGCCGGTGATCAGCTCGACCAGCCGGGTGTGGTCCAGGTCGGCGACCGGGCCGGTGGTGACGTGCCGCCCGTCGCGCAGGACGGTGACCGTGTCGCCGATCCGGAAGACCTCGTCGAGCCGGTGCGTCACGTAGACCACGCCGACGCCCTGGTCGCGCAGCGTGCGCAACAGCTCCATCAGGTGGTCGACCTCGGCGACCGGCAGCGCGGCGGTCGGCTCGTCGAGGAAGAGGAAGGTGAGCTCGGAGCCGGTCGGGTCGACCGCCCGGGCGATCGCGACGGCGGCCCGGTCGACCGCGCGGGCCATCGACATCGGACGGTCGAGGTCGAGGTCGGCCCGGCCGATCCGGGCCAGCAGCCCGTGCACCCGGCGGCGTTCGGCGGCCCAGTCGATGGCCCGGCGCCGGGTGCGGTAGCCGATGCCGAGCGCCAGGTTCTCCAGCGCGGTCAGCTCGGGGATCACGCCGGCCTGCTGGTGCACGAACCGCATGCCGAGCCGGGCGCTCTCCTGCGGGCTGCCGCCGGCGAACGCGGTGCCGCCGACGGTGATCGCGCCGCCCGGATCGATCGTGTGGTAGCCGGAGAGCGCCTTGATCAGCGTCGACTTGCCGCAGCCGTTCTGGCCGAGGATGCAGTGGATGGTGCCCGGCTCGATGGTGAACGAGACGTTGTCGAGGGCCCGCTGGCCCGGGAACGTCTTGGAGATCCCGGTCAGGGTGATGGACATGTCAGGCAACCTCCCTCGCTTCGCGCAGCGACCGGCCGGGGATCGCCTCCTGGAGCTCGACCGTGTATTGCTCGCGCGGCGCCGAGAACACCGTGTCGACCGGGCCGGTCTCGACGATCCGGCCGTGCCGCATCACCGTGACGTCGTCGCCGATCATGCGGACCACGCCCAGGTCGTGGGTGATGAACAGGTAGGTCAGGCCGAGCCGGTCCTGTAGCTCGGCGAGGAGCTGGATGATCTGGTACTGCACGCTGACGTCCAGCGCGGACACCGCCTCGTCGAGCACCAGGATCTCGGGCTCGGCGGCCAGCGCGCGGGCGATCGCCACCCGCTGGCGCTGCCCGCCGGACAGCTCGCTCGGCCGCCGCCGGGCCACCGACGGGTCCAGGCCGACGGCGTCCAGCAGCTCGGCGACCCGGGCGGCACGCTCGCGCGCGGTGTCGCGTACCCGGAGGTTCTTGAGGGGTTCGTTGATGGATTTCTCGACGCTGTAGCGGGGATCGAGGGAGTTGCTCGGGTCCTGGAAGACGTATTGGAGCTGGCGGTGGAACCAGCGCTGCGATGCGCGCCGGGGTCTCTCGGGCACCGGCCGGCCGTTGACCACCACGGTCCCGGTGGTGGGCGCCGTCAGACCCGCGACCAGCCGGCCCAGGGTCGACTTGCCGGCCCCGGACTCGCCGACGATGGCGTGCGTGCGGCCGCGGCGGACCCGCAGCGAGACACCGTCGACGGCGTGCACGTCGTGGTAGTGCTTGGCCACCGCGTCCAGCTCGATCACCGACTCGTCGGTCTCCGGTGCGGCGCCGTCCGCGCCGCGCACCCGGGTGCTGGCCGCGGTCGGCGCGTGCGCCAGGAGCTGGCGGGTGTAGTCGCTGCGCGGATCGCCCAGCACCCGGCCGGGGTCGCCGTCTTCGACGGTCGAGCCGTCGCGCAGCACCATGATCCGGTCGGAGCGGTCGGCGGCGACCCCGATGTCGTGGGTCACCAGCAGGATGCCCAGGCCCAGGGTGTCGCTGAGCATCTCGAGGTGGTCGAGGATCTGGCGCTGCACGCCGACGTCGAGGGCCGAGGTGGGCTCGTCGGCCAGCAGCATCGCGGGGTCGTTGGCCAGGGCGATCGCGATCAGCACCCGCTGGCGCATGCCGCCGGACAGCTCGTGGGGATACTGGTTGCGCAGCCGGTCGGGCTCGGGCAGGCCGGCCAGGCGCAGCTTCGCCTCCGCGATCCGCCACGCCTCCGCCGCCGACACCTTCTGGTGGATCCGCACCGCGTCGCAGACCTGGTGGCCGATCTTCTTGACCGGGTCGAGCGACGAACCCGGGTCCTGCGGGATGAGGCCGACGAAGGTGCCGCGCAGGGTCGCCAGCCGCTTGTCGGTCCAGCCGGTGATGTCGTTGCCGCCGAGCAGCACCTGCCCCTGTGTCACCCGGGCGGCCGGTGGCAGCAGGCCCAGCGCGGCGTTGAGCAGCGTGCTCTTGCCGGAACCGGACTCGCCCACGACCGTCACGGTCTGGCCGGGCAGCACGTCTATCGACACACCGCGCAGGGCGGGCTGTGACCTTCCGTGCCGGTCCTGGTAGGTCACGCCCAGGTCGCGCACGCTCAGCAGGGGACCGTCCATGTCTACCTTCCCAGGGACTTGCTGATCCGGTTCGTCGCGACCACGACGATGACGATGATCAGACCGGGCAACAGCGAGATCCACGGATAGGTGCTCAGGTAGTTGCGGCCCTCGGCGACGGCCAGGCCCCACTCGGGTTGCGGCGGGGGCGTGCCGAAACCCAGGAAGCCCAGGCTCGCGACGGCCAGCAGGGCGCTGCCGCATTCGAGCGCGGCCAGCGCGAGGACCGTGGGCGCCGCGTTCGGCAGGACGTGGTTCCAGGCGGTACGCAGGAAGCCCGCGCCACTGCCGTAGGCGGCGGTGACGTAGTCGATGCTGGCCACCCGGATCACCTCCGAGCGCATCACCCGGGCGAACGGCGCGATCGAGGCGACACCCACCGCGATCGCGATGTTGGTCGTGCCGTAGCCGAGGGCAGCGACCACCGCCATCGCCAGCAGCAGGCCCGGGATCGCCAGCAGCACGGCGACCAGGCGCCCGATCACGGTGTCGACCAGGCCGCGGGCCAGGCCGGACAGCACGCCCAGGATCGAACCGACGATCAGGCCGAGGAGCACCGCCAGCAGGGTCGCCTTGACCGTCTCGGAGGTGCCGAAGATGGTGCGGGTCAACAGGTCCCGGCCGAGCTGGTCGGTGCCGAACGGATGGCTCAGGCTCGGCGCGGCGAACGAGTCGCCGCTGCCGATCTTCAGAGGGTCGCCGGTGGTGAAGGCGCCCGGCATCACCGTCCACAGTGCTACGACGGCGAGCACCAGCCAGGATGCCACCAGCGTGGGCCGGCGCAGGGTCCGGCGCAGAGTCGCCGTCCTGGTGGGCGCGCTGGGTGCCAGCTCCACCTCGGCTTCGGTGAACTGTTCAGGCATGGCCGACCTTCACGCGGGGGTCGAGGATCGGGTAGACGACGTCGACGGCGAGGTTGACGAGCGAGAAGACGACCGCGCCGAGCACGACGATCGCCTGGATGAGTGCGATGTCCTGGTTGCGCACCGCGGTCTCGGTCAGCCGGCCGAGGCCCGTGCGGGAGAACACCGTCTCGACGATCACGGTGCCGGCGAGCAACTGGCCGAACGTCAGGCCGGCGATGGTCAGCGCCGGCAGGCAGGCGTTCTTGAGCGCGTTGCGGCGCAGGATCCACATCGTCGACGCACCCTGGGCGCGCAGCACCGTCACGTAGGGCGCGGCCAGTTCCCGGCTCAGGTTGCGCACCAGCAACTGCGCGATCGGCGCGGCGACCGGCACGGCCAGCGTGATCGCGGGCAGCACCAGCGAGCTCGGCCCGTCCCCGCCGATCACCGGGAACCAGCCGAGCCGCATGGCGAACAGGTGGATCAGGAGCAGGCCGACCAGGAACACCGGCACCGAGACGGCGACGGAGGGGATGGCCGAGGCGAGGCCGCCCAGCCGAGGGAACGCGGTCTGGACGCTGAGCAGTGCCACGCCCAGCGCCAGCAGCACGGCCAGGACCAGCGCGAGACCGGCGAGCAGCGTCGTGTTCGGCAGCACCGCCGAGATCATCGACCAGGCGTCCTGACCGGTCCGGTAGGAGACGCCGAAGTCGCCGTGCAGCATGCCGACGAGCTTGTCCGCGTATTGGTGCCAGACGCTGTGGTCGAGGCCGTAGAACTCGCGCAACCGCTCGACGGTCTCGGTGTTGTCACCGACCTGGGTGGGATCGACCATGAGCGAGGCGGCGTCGGAGGGCAGCACGTACAGGAGGAAGAAGCTGAGCGTGAACGCCAGCCACACCACGAGGACGTACTGCCCAACCCTGCCAAGCAGACGCATCCGACTACGCCGCCAGCCAGGCGTCGTAAAGGGACAGGCGGGAGAGGCTGTCGTACGCCAGTCCCTGCGCCTTCGGCGACGCCGCCGCCACCTGAGCGGTGGTGAAGATCGGCACCGAGAGCGCGTAGGTGCTGATGACCTCCTCCTGGACCTTCTTGACCGCTGCCATCCGGTCCGCGTCACCGAGCGGCGCGACCAGCGTGTCCATCAGGTCGGTGACCTGCTGCCGGATCGGCGTGTCCTGGTTGATCTTCAGGCGGTTGGCCGGTGCCAGCGGTGAGTAGAGGCTGCGCAGCCAGGACGGGTCGTTGCCGGTGCCCGCGTAGGCGTTGATGTTCCACCACGGGTCCGGGTCGGCGTCGCCGGCCAGCCAGTCGGCGGCCGACACCATCTTGATCTTCAGCTCGATGCCGACGTCGCGCAGGTTGGCCTGCACGAACTCGAGCGCCGGCTTGAAGATGACCAGGGACTGGTTGCCCTGCACCTCGAGGGACAGCTTCTGGCCGCCCTTCGCGCGGATGCCGTCGGGGCCGGGCACCCAGCCGGCGGCGTCGAGGATCTGCTTCGACTTGGCCGGGTCGTATTTCAGTTCGCTGCTCAGGTCGGCGTAGCCGGGGAAGACCTCCGGCACGATCGAGCTGGCGATCTTGTAGCTGTCGGTCAGCACGGCCTTGCGCAGCCCGTCACGGTCCCAGCCGTATTGGATGGCCTGCCGCACGGCGAGGTCGTTGCTCGGAGCCTTGTGCAGGTTGAAGTCGAGCGAGAAGGCGCGTCCCGGGATCGGCCGGGACAGGATCGTGGCGCCGCCGGCGGCGACGGCCTTCTCGTCGGTCGGGCTGACGTCGGTGATGGCGTCGGTCTCGCCGGATTGCAGCGCGCCCATCCGCACCCCCGACTCGGGGACGACGACGATCTTCACCGCGTCGAGGTAGGCCTCACCCTTGTGCGCGCGGCTCTCCGGCGCCCAGGCGTAGCCGGCCCGCTTCTTGAGGGTCGTGCTCTGCTGGTAGACGTGCTCGCCGATGGTGAACGGGCCGCTGGCGACCACGTTCTGCGGCTTGGCCCGCTCCTGGCGGCTCAGCTTGAGCATGGCCGCGCCGACGATGCCGAACGGTCGGCCGCTCAGCGCCGGCAGGAAACCGGTGTTGGTGGCGCTGAACTTCACGGTGATCTGGTCGGTGCCGGTCACCTCGGTCGAGACGTAGCCGTTGAGCAGGCCCTTCTGCGGTGGCACGCCGAGCGCGTCGTCGCCGAACGCCAGCATGTCGAGGTTGGCCTTGACCACCTCGGGCGTCAGCGCCGAGCCGTCGCTGAACGTCACGTCCGTCCGCAGCTTCAGCACGAACTCGGTGTAGGCGTCGTTCTTGGTCCAGGACGTGGCGAGCCAGGGCTCGAGTGCCATCGTCTTCGGGTTCTGGTAGATCAGCTTGTCCGAGATGTTGTTCTTGATGAAGTCTTCGGAGAAGCTGCCGATCGTCTGCGGGTCGAGGTCGGCGGGCGGGTCCTGGATGCCGATCGTCATGGTCCCGCCGGAGACCGGTGCGCCGACCGCGGCGCCGGCGTTCTTCGTCGCGCCGCCGGAACTGCACGCGGCCAGCGCGATCACCGCCGTCGCGGCGACAAGGATGGGAATCAAGCGTCTTCGTCCGTGCAGCCTCACTCGTGGAACCCCTCTTCTGCTAGGGCCGAGCCGGTGTTGTTCTTAATAAGCTTGAAAACATCTCATCATTTACATGTAACCGACGTCAACGGTTGTCGACGCGGGCGACAAGTGCGGCGTCGACCAGCCGCACGCCCTGACCGTGCGGTAGCACGATCACCGGGTTGAGATCGATCTCCGCGATCGAGTCCTGCCAGGCCACCGCGGCGGCCGACAGTCGTGACACGACGGTCGCCAGCGCCTCGACGTCGGCGGCCGGCTTGCCGCGCGCGCCGGCGAAGAGCGGCGCGATGTTGAGCTCGCGCACCATCGCGAGCGCTTCCGTCTCGTTGATCGGCGCCAGCCGCAGCGCGACGTCCCGGACCACCTCGGCGTAGATGCCGCCGGCACCGACCATGACGACCGGGCCGAAGATCAGGTCGAGCGTGCAGCCGACGATCACCTCGACGCCGCTGGGCGCCATCGGCTGGACGATCGCCCGGTGCGGCACGCCCATCCCGTCGGCGACGGCGGCCACCGCTTCCCAGGCCGCGCCTACGGCGTCCGTGTCGGACAGGCCGAGGTGCACGCCGCCGACGTCGCTCTTGTGGATCAGCCCGTCGGCGCTCAGCTTCAGCGCGACCGGGAAACCGAGGTCCTGTGCGGCCGTGACCGCTTCGGCGGACGAGGTCACCTGCCGCCACGGCGCCAGCGGCAGGCCGGCGGACGCGAGCAACTCGAACGTCGCCGCGTCGCTGGCCGCCGCCGCCGGGGTGGCGGTCGCCGGCACGGGTTCGGGCCGTGGTCCCGGCTCGGGCGCCCGCCAGGCCTCGCCGACCCGGGCCGCGGCGGCCAGCACCCGCGCGGCGCGGGCCGGGCTGGTCACGTAGGGGACCTCCAGCGCACCGAGCCGGGGCCGCAGGGCGGGGGTGGGCAGCCAGTGGCTGAAGCCGAGGATCGGCAGCGTGGTCGCCGCCGCGATCGAGGCGATCGACTCCTCGCTGACGTCGAGCAGCGGCATCAGCACCACGATGGCGTCGTACTCGCCGGAGTCGGACAGGGTCTTGACCACAGACGCGAACGCCTCGACCGAGATGCCGGACGCGGTCAGGTCGACCGGGTTGAGCACCGAGCCGAAGTCGGGCACAAACGCCTTGAGTTGGGCCCGCAGCTCTTCCGAGGCCGGCGCGAGCACCATGCCCGCGCGTTCGATGGTGTCGGCGAGCCAGGCACCGCCGCCGCCGGACTGGGTGACCACGGCGACCCGGTTGCCCGCCGGCACGCGGCCGCGGAGCAGGAAGGTGGCCAGGTCGAACATGTCTTCGATGTCGTGCACCCGGACCATGCCGGCCGCCCGGAACGCGGCGTCGAACACCAGGTCGGCGCCGGCCATCGAGCCGGTGTGCGATTGGACCGCGCGGCCGCCGGCCTCGGTGGCACCGATCTTCGCGATGATGACCGGCTTGCCCGCCCGGGCCGCGCGCCGGCCGACCTCGACCAGGCGGTCGGCGCCGCGGATCGTCTCGGCGTACGCCACGATCACTTTGGTGTTCGGGTCGTCGATCGCGTCTTCGACGAAGTCGACCAGCGTCAGGTCGGCCTCGTTGCCGGTGGAGACGAACGAGCTGACCCCCAGCCCCGACAGCGTCGCCCGGTTGAGAATCGACAGACCCATCCCGCCGCTCTGGCTGACGATGGCCAGCCCGCCGGTCTGCGGCCGGGACCGTCCGGGCATACCGACGCCGAAGCCGGCGGCCACCCCGTCGGACTGGTTGAGGAAGCCGAGCGAGTTGGGGCCGACCAGCCGCACCCCGCTGCGCCGGGCCACCTCGACCAGGTCCGCCTGTAGCGCGGCACCACCGGACACCTCGCCGAAGCCGGAGGTGAGCACGACCGCGAACGGGACACCGGCGGCGCCGCAGTCTTCGATGACGCCCGCGACCCGCGGCGCGGCGACGGCGACGACCACGAGGTCGATGCCGGCCGGCGCGTCCCGCACCGACGGGTAGGCCCGCAGCCCCTTCACCTCGGCGTGGGTCGGGTGGATCGGGTAGAGATCGCCGGTGTAGTCGTAGGACATCAGGGTGGCCAGCGCGTTGGTGCCGAGGGCGGTCGGGTTCTGCGAGGCCCCGACGACGGCGATGGAACGGGGCCGGAGAAGCCGGTCGAGGTCGATGGTCATCTGCGCTCTCCTGTCGAGCTAGGGGGTGGTGAAGCTCAGCACCGTGCCCCAGCCCGGCCGGTCGGTGAAGCAGGCCGCCACCGGGAGGCCGATGCGGAGCCGGTCGGCCGGGATGCCGACGAAGTCGGCGAAGACCCGCAGCCCGGGCTGCTCGTCGAGGAGCACCCAGCCCACGGCGTACGGCGCGTGGTCGGCGAAGCCGGGCACGAAGACGCGGTGCACGACGGTGAACGTGTCGACGGTCCCGTTGCCACCCGCCTCCTCGAACGCGAGGTCGTCTGAGCCGCAGCGGGGACACAGGAAGTCGGGGAAGTGGATCCAATGCCGGCAGTGGCGGCACCGCTGCAACTCCAGCCGGCCCTCCCGGGCGGCCTCCCAGTAGGGCGCGCTCAGCGCCGTCGGCTCGGGCACCGGGCGCGTCACGCGTCGGCCCTCGCCAGGACGGCGGCGCTGCCGAAGCTGCCGCTGAAACCGGTGACGAGCGCCGTCGCCGCGTCGGGCACCTGCCGGTCGCCGGCCTCGTGCCGGAGCTGGCGGACCGCCTCCACGACGTTGTTGAAGCCGTGCACGTAGCCCTCGGAGAGCAGTCCGCCGTTGGTGTTGACCGGGACCCCGTCGCCGCCGCGGATCAGGTCGCCGCTGCCGCCGTGCCCGGCGAAGCCGAAGTCTTCGAGCTGCCCGAGCACCACCCAGGTGTAGGCGTCGTAGAGCTGGGCGAGGTCGATGTCGCGATGGGTCATCCCGGCGGATTTCCACAGCCGGTCGGCGATGTAGCGGGAGAACAGCGCCGAGACGTCGGTCGCTCTGTCCTGTATGGACGACCCTGGACCGCCGCCGCGGACCACCGCGCGGATGGTGACCGGCGGGTGGGCACCCGACCGGGCCCGCTCGGCGCTGGTCACCACGATCGCGCAGGCGCCGTCGGTCTCCTGGCAGCAGTCCAGCCGGCGCAGCGGCTCGGCGACCCAGGGGCTGGCGTCGTAGGCGGCCCGGTCGAGCGGCTCACGCATCAGCGCACCGGGATTGGCGAGGGCGTGCGTGCGCATCCGGATGGCGACCGCGGCGAGGTCGTCGGCACCCATCCCGCGGTCGTGCAGGAAGCGCTGCGCCGACAGGGCGAAGAGCTGCGGCGGGCCGGCGAGGCCGTACTGGGCGTAGAAGTGCGCCTCGTCGGACAGGCCGACGGTGGTCTGGCCCATCCGCTTTCCGGTGCGGCCGTTGAGCGCGCGATAGACCACGACCACCTCGGCGGCGCCGGAGTCGACCAGCATCGCGGCCCGGCCGAGGATCGAGGCCGTGTGCTGGCCGCCGCCCCAGACGTCTTCCACCCAGCCGAACTCGTCGATGCCGAGCAGCCGGGCGAGCGCGACGGCCGAGATCGAGTCGCCGACCTGGTAGTCGATGATGGCGTCGACGTCGGCGACGGTCATCCCGGCGTCGGCGATGGCGGCCCGCACCGCGCGGGCAGCCAGCACGTCGACGGCCACCCCGGAGTTGCGGGTGATCTCCGTGCTGCCCACTCCCACAACGGCGGCCGTACGCGGAAATCCGCTCACGAGGCCGCCACCCGCTGCCCGAGGTAGGCGTCCAGCAGCCCGGAGCGGTCCTCGATCTCCTGGCTGGTGCCCTGCATCCGGACCCGCCCCTCGGCCATCACGTAGAGCCGGTCGGCCACCTCCAGCGCGACCCGGGTGTTCTGCTCGACGAGCAGCACCGAGGTGGTGGTCTTGATCCGGGTCAGCGCCTCGGCCACCACGCCGACGTTGCGCGGTGACAGGCCCAGGCTCGGCTCGTCGAGCATGAGCAGCCGCGGCGCCGCCACCAGGGCCCGCCCGATGGCGACCATCTGCTGCTCGCCGCCGGAGAGCGACCAGCAACGGGTGCCGCGCAGCGCTTGCAGCTGGGGGAAGAGCTGGTAGATGTCGTCGACGGAGTAGGTCGGGGTGCGCTTGCCGCGCGCGGTGCAGCCCACCTGGAGGTTCTCGTGCACGGTGAGCTCGGCGAACAGCCGTCGGCCCTCGGGCACGTGCACCAGGCCGGTCCGGGCGAGCCGGTCGGCGGCCGTCCGCCCGACCGGCGTGCCGGCGAACTCGACGGTGCCGTCGTGCGCGACCAGGTTGGAGATGGCCTTGAGCGTGGAGGTCTTGCCGGCGCCGTTGGGGCCCAGCAACGCCACGCATTCGCCGTCGCCGACCGTCAGCGAGAGGTCGACCACCGCGGTGATCGCGTCGTAGTTCACGGAGAGGTTCTTGACGTCAAGCATGGTGCGGGACCCCAAGGTAGGCATCGATCACGTCGGGACGGGACAGGACCTCGGCCGGCGGGCCGTCGGCGACGAGCTTGCCGGCGGCGAGCACGGCCACCCGGGGGCAGAGCGCCGAGACGAAGTCCATCTTGTGTTCGACCAGCAGGATCGAGACGCCGGCGTCGTTGACCGTCTGCAAGGTATGGCTGAGCGCCTCGGTCTCGGCGCTGTTGAGGCCGGCGGCGGGCTCGTCGAGCAGGAGCACCTTCGGCCCGGTGGCGAGGGCGCGGGCCAGCGCGAGCGCCTGCTGCTGGCCGTAGGTGAGGATCGCGGCCGACTCCTCGGCCAGGTCGGCCAGGCCGACCGTGGTGAGAAACTCGAGCGCCGCGACCGTCCGCCGGTATTCGCCCCGCTGGAACCAGGTCGCCGGCCCGCGGGTCTCGGCGGCCCGCACGGCCAGCATCACGTTCTCGATCACCGAGAGCTTCGTGAACGTCTGCGGTGTCTGGTAGGTGCGGCTGATGCCGCGCCAGGCCGCTCCCTGCGGTGACCCGCTGCGCAGCCGTTGCCCGTCGATGACGATCGACCCGGTGGCCCGGACGATGCCGCTGATCGCGTTGATCAGCGTGCTCTTGCCCGAGCCGTTGGGCCCGATGATGCCCATCCGCGAGCCGCTGGCGAGCGTCAGGCTGACGCCCGCCACGGCACGGACATTGCCGAACGACACGTGTACGTCGGTGAGCTCGAGCGTCACGATCCAACCTCCTTGCGGGAGCGCGCCTGTCCCAGTCGTTTTGTCAGCGGCCGCGCGAGGCCCATCAGGCCCTCGGGCAGCAGCACGATGGTGATGACGAGCACGGCGGCCAGGATGAGCTGCCGGTGGTCGGCCGCCGGCCGGATCAACTCGGGGAGCACGACCACGAACGCGGCGCCCAGCAGCGAGCCCCACATCGAGTGCATGCCGCCGACGATCACGACGACGAACAGGTTGATGCCGAGGTTGAGGTCGAAGCTCGGCGAGGAGATGAAGCCCTGGCTCTGCGCGTAGAGCGCGCCGGCGACGGCCGCGTAGCACGAGCCGATGACGAAGATGACCAGTTGGTTGCGGGTGTTGCGGATGCCGAGGCCGGCCGCGGTCAGCGGCTTGTCGCGGACGGCGATCGCCTCGCGGTACGTGGCCGAGGTGCGCAGCCGGTAGACGATCAGCATGGCCACCACGAAGAACACGACGAACAGCCAGTAGTAGCCGGCCGGCGTGGTGACCTGGTGCCCGAAGATGGTCGGCGCGGTCAGCATCGAGGTGTTGCTCGCCGGGCCGGTGAACCATTCCCAGGCGCGGAACACGATGATGGTGACCGACGCCAGGCCCAGCGTGGCGATGCCGAAGTAGAAGTCCGACGCGCGCCAGAGCAACAGCTTGAAGACCGTCGCGAGGATGGCGCAGACGACGAGGGCGAACAGCACGCTGAGCCAGAAACCGTGGGTGCGGGCGGCATACGCGGCGCTGTAGGCACCGATGCCCATCGTCGCCGCGTGCGAGAACGCGAACTGCCCGGACAGGCCGAGGATCAGGTAGAAGCCGACGCCCGCGATCGCGTAGATCAGCATCAGCCCGAGCACCGTGTATTGGTAGTCGTCGGCCGCGAACAACGGCAGGGCGCAGAGGATGGCGGTGACCACGGCGATCTGCACCAGCCGGAGATGGTCGCCGGTCCGGCGCCGGCGCCAGACCTGGTCGACGGACGGGGCCGAGCGGTCCGGGGGTGCGGCCGTCGCTTCTTTCTCAGACACGGACACGGGACTGGCTCCCTAGGACTCCGCGCGGCGCGATCGCCACGATGAGGATCATGAGGGCGAACGGGTACACCGCCTTGAACTGGTAGGCGACGTACTGCGTGCCGAGCTGTTCGACCAGCCCCAGCACGAGGGCGCCGACGATGACACCCGCGAACCGGCCGAAGCCGCCGATGACGGCCGCCGCGAACGCCGCGATCATCGCGGTGAAGCCGAAGTTGGTCTCCAGCGAGGCCCGCGGTGCCAGCATCAGCCCGGCGACCGCGGCGAGCGCGCCACCGAGGCCGAAGGCGAACATGCCGAACGCCTTGACCGGGATGCCTTGCAGCTGCGCGACTTCCGGGTCCAACGAGGCGGCCCGGAACTGCCGGCCGAGCTGGGTGCGATTGAACATCAGCGCCAGCAGCGTCACGCCGACGGCGGTCACCCCGATGATCACGAGGTCGTACGCCGCGATGTTGGCGCCGGCGATGTCGACCACCTTGCCCGGCAGCAGTGCCGGCAGCGTGCGGGTCTCGGTGCCGTAGAACTCCAGCAGGACGGCCGAGATGACCAGCCCGACGCCGAGGGTCGCGATGACCACCACGAGTTCGGGGCGGCTGCGCAGCGGCGCGTGCACGATGCGCTCGACGGCCACCCCGACGAAGAACATCAGCACCACCACGACGGGGTACGCGACCCACCAGTCCAGGCCGAACTGCACGGCGGTCAGGTAGCCGAGGTAGCCGCCGAGCGTGACGAGACCGCCCTGCGCGAAGTTGATGATGCCGGTCGCCTTGTAGGTGACGATGAAGCCCAGCGCGACCAGCGCCGAGATGGAACCCAGCGCCAGCCCGGAAACGAAGACGGTCACGAATGTGGCCAACTCAAGCCCTCCTTGACTTGCAGACCGGTGCCGGGACCGCGGGGGTCGCCCGCGATCCCGGCCGGTCGATCCGACTTCTACTTCTGGTTCTGGAAGTCGAAGGTCTGGACGGTCTTGGGCGTGCCGCTCTCGAAGCTGATGATCACTTCGGTGCCCGACATGAAGTGCTGCGCGTCGGTCTTGTAGGGGACGCAGATGCCGTCCTTGTAGTCGATCGACTCGAGCGCCTTGAGGCGGTCGTCGGGGCTGCTCGACGCCGCGTTCTCGTAGGCGGTCTTCAGCAGGTAGAAGCCGTCGTACACGGTGGCGGCGTTCGGGTCCGGCATGAAGTTGTACTTCGCCTGGAAGTCGGTCACCCACTTGGCCACCCGGTCGTTGGCCGGGTCGGCCATGTTGCACGGGGCGGCGCTGTACATCGTCTTGATCAGGTCGGGCGCGAGCTTCTGGAGGTAGACCTGCATGCCGGTCTGGCCGACGATGGTGGGGATCTTCAGGTTCTGCTGCTGGATCGCCTTGAGCACGGCGACGATGCCGGGCTGGTATTCGGTGGTGACGACGGCGTTCGCGTCCTTCATCGCCAGGATCTGGGTGGTGACGTCGGTCGAGTTCAGCGGGTTGGTGCGGGAGGCGATGATCTCGCCGCCGGCGGCGGTCGCGCCGTCCTTGGCCGCCTGCTCGTTGGTGCCCTTGGCGGCGTCGTCGCGCAGCACAGCGCCGAGCTTCTTGGCACCGAGCGTCTTGACGGCATACTGGACGCCGGCGTTCACGGTCAGCTCACTGGGCGGTCCGACCCGGAACGACCAGACGCTCGCGCCCTTCGTCGAATTCGGGTCGTAGGCGGCCGCGTAGCCACCGCCGGTGAACAGCAGTGGGATCTTGGCCCGGTCGAGCAGCGGGCGCACGGCGAGCACCTGGTCCGGCACCGGCAGGCCGATGA
This genomic interval from Asanoa ferruginea contains the following:
- a CDS encoding Zn-ribbon domain-containing OB-fold protein; the protein is MTRPVPEPTALSAPYWEAAREGRLELQRCRHCRHWIHFPDFLCPRCGSDDLAFEEAGGNGTVDTFTVVHRVFVPGFADHAPYAVGWVLLDEQPGLRVFADFVGIPADRLRIGLPVAACFTDRPGWGTVLSFTTP
- a CDS encoding acetate--CoA ligase family protein, with the protein product MTIDLDRLLRPRSIAVVGASQNPTALGTNALATLMSYDYTGDLYPIHPTHAEVKGLRAYPSVRDAPAGIDLVVVAVAAPRVAGVIEDCGAAGVPFAVVLTSGFGEVSGGAALQADLVEVARRSGVRLVGPNSLGFLNQSDGVAAGFGVGMPGRSRPQTGGLAIVSQSGGMGLSILNRATLSGLGVSSFVSTGNEADLTLVDFVEDAIDDPNTKVIVAYAETIRGADRLVEVGRRAARAGKPVIIAKIGATEAGGRAVQSHTGSMAGADLVFDAAFRAAGMVRVHDIEDMFDLATFLLRGRVPAGNRVAVVTQSGGGGAWLADTIERAGMVLAPASEELRAQLKAFVPDFGSVLNPVDLTASGISVEAFASVVKTLSDSGEYDAIVVLMPLLDVSEESIASIAAATTLPILGFSHWLPTPALRPRLGALEVPYVTSPARAARVLAAAARVGEAWRAPEPGPRPEPVPATATPAAAASDAATFELLASAGLPLAPWRQVTSSAEAVTAAQDLGFPVALKLSADGLIHKSDVGGVHLGLSDTDAVGAAWEAVAAVADGMGVPHRAIVQPMAPSGVEVIVGCTLDLIFGPVVMVGAGGIYAEVVRDVALRLAPINETEALAMVRELNIAPLFAGARGKPAADVEALATVVSRLSAAAVAWQDSIAEIDLNPVIVLPHGQGVRLVDAALVARVDNR
- a CDS encoding ABC transporter substrate-binding protein, whose amino-acid sequence is MIPILVAATAVIALAACSSGGATKNAGAAVGAPVSGGTMTIGIQDPPADLDPQTIGSFSEDFIKNNISDKLIYQNPKTMALEPWLATSWTKNDAYTEFVLKLRTDVTFSDGSALTPEVVKANLDMLAFGDDALGVPPQKGLLNGYVSTEVTGTDQITVKFSATNTGFLPALSGRPFGIVGAAMLKLSRQERAKPQNVVASGPFTIGEHVYQQSTTLKKRAGYAWAPESRAHKGEAYLDAVKIVVVPESGVRMGALQSGETDAITDVSPTDEKAVAAGGATILSRPIPGRAFSLDFNLHKAPSNDLAVRQAIQYGWDRDGLRKAVLTDSYKIASSIVPEVFPGYADLSSELKYDPAKSKQILDAAGWVPGPDGIRAKGGQKLSLEVQGNQSLVIFKPALEFVQANLRDVGIELKIKMVSAADWLAGDADPDPWWNINAYAGTGNDPSWLRSLYSPLAPANRLKINQDTPIRQQVTDLMDTLVAPLGDADRMAAVKKVQEEVISTYALSVPIFTTAQVAAASPKAQGLAYDSLSRLSLYDAWLAA
- a CDS encoding ABC transporter ATP-binding protein, encoding MLDVKNLSVNYDAITAVVDLSLTVGDGECVALLGPNGAGKTSTLKAISNLVAHDGTVEFAGTPVGRTAADRLARTGLVHVPEGRRLFAELTVHENLQVGCTARGKRTPTYSVDDIYQLFPQLQALRGTRCWSLSGGEQQMVAIGRALVAAPRLLMLDEPSLGLSPRNVGVVAEALTRIKTTTSVLLVEQNTRVALEVADRLYVMAEGRVRMQGTSQEIEDRSGLLDAYLGQRVAAS
- a CDS encoding thiolase C-terminal domain-containing protein — protein: MSGFPRTAAVVGVGSTEITRNSGVAVDVLAARAVRAAIADAGMTVADVDAIIDYQVGDSISAVALARLLGIDEFGWVEDVWGGGQHTASILGRAAMLVDSGAAEVVVVYRALNGRTGKRMGQTTVGLSDEAHFYAQYGLAGPPQLFALSAQRFLHDRGMGADDLAAVAIRMRTHALANPGALMREPLDRAAYDASPWVAEPLRRLDCCQETDGACAIVVTSAERARSGAHPPVTIRAVVRGGGPGSSIQDRATDVSALFSRYIADRLWKSAGMTHRDIDLAQLYDAYTWVVLGQLEDFGFAGHGGSGDLIRGGDGVPVNTNGGLLSEGYVHGFNNVVEAVRQLRHEAGDRQVPDAATALVTGFSGSFGSAAVLARADA